A stretch of Limanda limanda chromosome 7, fLimLim1.1, whole genome shotgun sequence DNA encodes these proteins:
- the plagl2 gene encoding zinc finger protein PLAGL2 — protein sequence MAAAAADASHRITALTLEEEGRRTAVKLFGSAAPLPRTERERERGKERERERGRVGEEIGRASENECLVCGALLASEEKLRVHALSHTGEKPFRCSHPHCPKAFSSKYKLFRHMATHSPQKTHQCSFCEKMFHRKDHLKNHLQTHDPNKEAFKCEECGKHYNTKLGYKRHMAMHSATAGDLTCKVCMQSYESTPVLLEHLKSHSGKSSGGTKEKKHPCDHCDRRFYTRKDVRRHMVVHTGRKDFLCQYCAQRFGRKDHLTRHVKKSHSQELLKIKTEPPDMLGLLASGSPPCSVKEELSPMMCGMGPNKDPMMGKPFPSGAHFPMGMYNPHHLPAMSNPGVGHPHPSLMPSSLSATMGMGCHMESPGPLHPLSHHHHHHHHHHHHHHSPPLPTHHQSPAPQQQHQPQPAHKYQLGSTSYLLDKPLKVEMESFLMDLQSGLPCSVSSVEPHAAASPPKDGLEPTSGLTDELCGDHLLSKSPAMIAESLCAANMDFSHLLGFLPLNLPPYNAPMNTGGLVMGYTSSATSSSSSCSSSSSLHAAEPHAAAPLTSLQPQPQEQQSSSGGLGLGPMHPLPPMFSSSLSTTTLPRFHQAFQ from the exons ATGGCAGCTGCTGCCGCCGATGCCTCACACCGTATTACCGCACTGACGCTGGAGGAAGAGGGACGACGGACTGCCGTCAAACTGTTTGGGAGCGCCGCCCCGCTGccacggacagagagagagcgagagagggggaaagagagagagagggagaggggacgAGTGGGCGAAGAGATAGGGAGAGCGAGCGAGAACGAGTGTTTGGTGTGCGGGGCTCTGCTGGCCTCAGAGGAGAAGCTGCGGGTCCACGCCCTGAGTCACACGGGAGAGAAACCCTTCCGCTGCTCGCATCCACACTGTCCCAAGGCCTTCAGCTCCAAATACAAACTCTTCAG GCATATGGCCACACACTCTCCACAGAAGACCCATCAGTGCTCATTCTGTGAGAAAATGTTTCACCGCAAAGACCACCTGAAAAACCACCTGCAGACCCATGACCCCAACAAGGAGGCCTTCAAGTGTGAGGAGTGTGGGAAGCACTACAACACCAAGTTGGGATACAAGCGTCATATGGCCATGCACTCTGCCACGGCAGGGGATCTCACCTGCAAAGTGTGCATGCAGAGCTACGAGAGTACTCCTGTTCTCCTGGAGCACCTGAAGAGCCACTCCGGGAAGTCGTCAGGTGGCACCAAGGAGAAAAAACACCCGTGTGACCACTGTGACCGTCGCTTCTACACAAGGAAGGATGTGAGACGGCACATGGTGGTCCACACAGGCCGCAAGGACTTCCTGTGCCAGTACTGTGCCCAGCGCTTTGGCAGGAAGGACCACCTGACACGCCATGTGAAGAAGAGCCACTCGCAGGAGCTGCTGAAGATCAAGACAGAGCCCCCGGACATGTTAGGTCTTTTAGCTTCCGGATCCCCGCCCTGCTCTGTGAAGGAGGAGCTCAGTCCAATGATGTGCGGCATGGGTCCCAACAAAGATCCAATGATGGGCAAACCTTTCCCCAGTGGGGCCCACTTTCCAATGGGCATGTACAACCCCCACCATCTACCAGCAATGTCTAATCCGGGGGTGGGTCACCCACACCCGTCCCTAATGCCCAGTTCCTTGTCTGCAACTATGGGCATGGGCTGCCACATGGAATCCCCTGGACCTCTTCACCCACTCtcccatcaccatcaccatcatcaccaccatcaccaccaccaccattcCCCTCCACTGCCTACCCACCACCAGTCTCCGGctccccagcagcagcaccagcccCAGCCAGCCCACAAATACCAGCTGGGATCTACCTCATACCTGCTGGACAAGCCCTTGAAAGTGGAGATGGAGAGCTTCCTCATGGATCTGCAGAGTGGCTTGCCATGTTCGGTTTCCTCTGTAGAGCCCCACGCTGCTGCCTCGCCCCCCAAGGACGGACTGGAGCCCACCTCGGGCCTGACGGATGAGCTTTGCGGGGATCACCTCCTGTCCAAGAGTCCTGCGATGATCGCTGAGTCTCTATGTGCTGCTAACATGGACTTCTCCCATCTGCTGGGGTTCCTGCCCCTCAACCTGCCCCCATACAACGCCCCCATGAACACGGGAGGGCTGGTAATGGGCTACACCTCATCTgcgacctcctcctcttcttcctgctcctcctcctcatctctgcaCGCTGCCGAGCCCCATGCGGCAGCACCTCTTACCTCTTTGCAACCGCAACCTCAGGAGCAGCAGAGCTCCAGTGGGGGTCTGGGCCTCGGACCCATGCACCCCCTCCCCCCAATGTTCAGCTCCAGCCTTAGTACCACCACACTGCCTCGCTTCCACCAGGCTTTCCAGTGA